A stretch of DNA from Telopea speciosissima isolate NSW1024214 ecotype Mountain lineage chromosome 5, Tspe_v1, whole genome shotgun sequence:
TATTGTTGTTGCTGTAATGCTGTAAgcatatttatattattattatactaGATATAAtggatacataaaaaaaaaaaaaaaacatgggtGGCTTGGGTGCATAGGCAGGGGCCTTGTctcctaagcgcttaggcggcaCTCCAATCCCTTGGGTCACCtaggcaccttgacaactatgcattgTTTCAATGTCAATGTGGTCTTTTCCCATTGCATTTTCCTTTTCACCTTTTCTGATAAATAAAGTCAAATTATCTCCTTACATCTTGTTTTCTAATGATTTTGGACTATAATAATCGTTACAGATTAAAATTGTGGCTGGCTTTGCAGCACCACTTAAAAATTTCTTCCATAATTGTCAGAGAAACAAGGTGATGCTAAAAGGTTGGGAGCAATAGACACCTTGATGCCTAGGCCACTAGGGTGTTGGATATAAAATGAAGGGTTTTGATGCAGATTCAAGGCCCAGGGCACACTCAACGCATGACGTGAACCAGACCAGAAAACCCCCTTGTGGTATTGATTTTGGATTTAAGAGGTCTACACCTATTATGTAACACAGGGGTTACATCCCGTAcgaaatttaaatatttaatagTATACCACTTCTACGAATAGCTCGTAAATTTTCTGGTTCAAAACTGAACCAATGGTTTAGTTCTGGTTCTCCAACTGTGGGTCAGTTTAAGGGCTgttacctttattttttattaattattttcattttaaaggCTGGAATCCTGGTTATATATTCCAGTACTTTTTTTCTATTCTGTTTTGGCAAGTCCTAGTCAGTATAAGACTTCTCCTATAGCTTGTGATTAGGAGGAGTTTTCctggtttgtttttgttttctttttcatagTCAGTTTGGGAGTTCTGGTCggcctttatttttatttttagttcctGTTATGGTTAGGATTGGCTCCAGCCTTTCACTTTTAGTGTTTGCTTCAGTTTAAGCATTccctatataagtttgtaaggagCTCCAGCCTTGTACATGTTTCTGAGTAGCGAAAAGTGATTGAGAATACTTACTGCGGTAATGCAGTAAACCTTTGTTGTGGTGATCCGTGATTCAACAAACTAACTGGTGGTGATTCCTTTGGTAATATCCCCTCTCTTTTAACTTCATATTAAAAATAAGATTATTAAACCCTGCATGCTTTCTTCAGTTGAATCTTAGTTGCTATTGGGTTAATTCTAGTGTCTCTGGTTGTTGTGCATCACTTATTCACCATATTCTGTCATCCCCTTCCACTATCAGCAACTCCTGGCCATCGATTGTCATTGTACTTGAGATTCCTTCTTCCTATAGCAAATCTCAAGATTTCTTTCCGCTATTGGAATTGGCTGAAATTTTATGTAGTTATTTCCCTATGCCGATAAAACCCTCGACTAGTTTTTTTGAGCCTTTTTTGAGTTGTGCTTGATAAGTTATTAGGTTTCTCCATATTCTGGTCCTGAAATTATGTATTTGGAAGGATTCTTCAGATCTCATTTTCCTACTGTTGGATTACCCTAAGCTTTTGTTATCTGATTTTGTCGTATTTGAAGCCTTCAACCAGAGTTTCAGTTACATTTCAATTTTTGATTCTGTTTAATTGGTGTTCTCCTGAATTCTGAGAACTTTAGTTAGTCTGTGTAATGCAGTGCTAATCCTGAACAGTGAAATTCCAGTGGAAGATTAGCTTGCAATAGAATTGCAAGTGTAGGAACAAGGACCAGATTAATAGAAAATTGAATAActcaatcaaaacaaatttgatATGCATAAAATTCTGGTAGATTACTCTAATCAGTCAGTATAACGGGTCTTTGAAAGATGATCTAAATGTGATGGGCAGATTCAGAGATAAGGAGTAATCCTACTGGGAGTAGGAAAGTTGGAAAACTGCAGGATTCGATGGACAGGTCTATGGGGTTTCAGATTAAAATACAGTGATATAAAAACAATCAGATGAAGATTAACTGGAGACCAGAAAACAGAGCTAAATACAAGGTTTCGGAAATCAGAATGGAAGAATTTTagtaaaagaagtaaaaaacgATGGATAATAGGTCTaagtgttgttttttttgtgGAACCTGCAAACAATAGCAATAATGGAagaacacacacacagacaaaGCAATTTAAGTGGTTCGGCCagtgtgcctacatccacggggatgatgtttttcttctttgattgaCGGAGTAAACAGGAATACACAGTGTTTTTGGCCTTAGGCCTTTCTAACAATCCTTAGCCCTAAGTACCCCAAGCAACTGCGAAATAGGGCAACAAAATTAGGGATGAAGGTACAAAAAATTAACCCCCAAAAGCAGTTCAatcatcagaagtcaagacaccaaaccTCAACACTAAGAACTAATTAGAAACCATATTCAGATTCAGCAATAGCAGTAGAATAACAATATGAAACTAGGTCTAGAAATCAGTACAATAAACTGAGATCTAGAAATAGTGTAGTAGCAATAGGATATGTATTTTCGATTGTAAAGATCAGATTTTGAGACCAAAATTGTAAATTCTGAATAGCAAACAGCAGAAGAATATAGCAAAATTTCAGAAACTGACCTTGTAatcgatggagaagaagagaagagaatagaataaacgaggagagaagaaatcaggtctGGGATAACAATTCTGTATGCCAAGCTCAACGGCTTCAAAACTCCTAAAAAATAAACTCATTCTTTACTCCAATCATCTCCAATTGATGAGTGTGTATTGCACATATAAAGATCTTTTGGaattcctaaattgactcataaaagtACTCCTAATCATTCTCTTATACTGACTTAAAGTAAATAGACTTAGAACGAAACTACTAAAAGCTATTAAGAattctaatctaactcaaacacttaatTGAATTACTAATTTTGTCTATATACTTTACCTCACTTTATGGGCTTTTAGTAAGGCTCATTGCAATACAACCTATGAAAATTAAAGGCTCAAACTTTAACCTGACTACCCACAGTTTGTTTTTAGCCCATTGGACTGCCATCTACCCCTTGTGGGCCTTTTAGACTTACGTGATGGCCTCCATATGGGATCAATCTCTAATGCAACTACTGCATCATCACTGTGATTCtagttttggttggtttttgaaATTCTTACTTCAGGTTGCCCAGAACCACATTTGGTTTAGATGTAAATATCAAAGAGGGTTTCTTGtgtaaaatatgaaatttgGCTCCTTATTACTTATAAATATGTAAGAGTATATATAGATAACAAAATATTatcttatcaaaaaataaaattaatactGTGATTTTGATCAAGACTGCAGATCCTTCATCTTCCTCCCTCTTTGACTCATTAGAGCCAAATCTGGAGGCAGTGGTGACATGAGGAGCGTTCCCttcctatcttcttcctcttccttcttcttctggtggtggtggtgccctGTAGCGGCAACTGCTGCCCCTGGCAATGgatggtggtggcaatggttgCCACTGTAACTTTTCTAGTGGTAGTGGCAGTTGCTACTTCCTACTGCTTCTTGTCCctggttttctttttattcttccattatccttttttttctcttttcctcaatTTTCTCTGCTTTCCccatctcttccttttctttcatgATTTTTTGGGACCTGGGTGCCTAGACAACTTGGCGGCTGGTTGCCTAGGACCTGGAAAACTGCCTGCACCTTGGCGATGTGTTGACAACTACGGTTTCTTCTATTGCTACTCCCTTATTTCAGACAAAGCCTCTATTGTTGTccttattatttaatttccctagtggatttttttcctccatagatatttggttttttttctggTAGAGCTATTAAATGCCTATCCTAATTTGGCCGAATGCATCTTTTgatgttttgtttctattgaCAAGGTCTTTCGTCGATTCAAATCCTTGGGCAGTAATTTTAGATGAGGATAGCATATAATATATTCCTATCCTAGTTTAGTAATTCTGGAATTCATGTTTTAGTCCTGCCTGGTGGTGATGAGTGAGAAGGGGTTATGAGGATGATGAAGGTTTATCCCGTAGATCTAGTGAGTGGTTTGAGAAAGAACTTTCTTTGGTACTACCCTTCCAACTTTATACATTTAGATTGGGGAAATATACGAATTATACTTGTAGCTCAATGACAATTTCAAAACTTAATTTTGCCATTcaaaatcttcttttcttctaaaatatACATTAAAAAAGGGGGTGGGTGAGAGACTTTTCaggggtgggtggtggtggataAGTAAAGGGTCCTTACTATTCTTGACCTGCAAATTCTGACAACTGGAACAGTAGAAGCATTcacaaaatatgaaaataaatggTTTGTCAAGAATATGAAAGAAATCTAACACCTACATTTGCATCATTCTCGTGTACTTTCAGCCCTTCAATGTTGGCATCTGCTATTTCATGCAATTCTTACCTGTTCTTGTTttgggggtttggggtttggggggggggggggggggaggagaaccTTGTGGATCAATATTGTTTTAACATTTAGTATTTGCTCATCACTGTGATGTCCTTATTAATAATCTATCTCTATTAGCACTGGATTTACAGATTATTATCACCTTTATATTCTGAATATTCAACTTTAACAGTCATTGCAGATTCGTTTGCAAGAAAGTGAGGTATATGTCATGTTTATCTACTACAAAAGTGGAATTATCAtgacttatttttttttaaatcttatttTCTCAGGTGTTGTAAAATCTAAGCGATCCATATGGCGATTGAGAACCATTACTGATGCCTTCTGGGCCATTGTCAATTTCATTGCAACATTCTTCATGACAATGTTCTCGGTATATTTCCGATTCGTTCTCATCTCCAATACCCTATTTCTTTGACAAATAATGTATGTTAGATATTCAATTTTTTATGTCTGCAATGTTATAGATGGAAAAGTCAGATGCTTACAAGAAAAGCTCAGGTGCGAGCAAGAAATGGGATGGTGGTGGTCCTGGAGGACCTGGAAGTGGTCCATATGGCGGTGGGCCACGGGGACCACCCCGTGGATTAGACAATGTCCGAGGCATTGACCATAGTGAGtgcattttctttcttttaccaATCATAATCTTCTCCCTGTTTTAATCATACTAAAATTATGTGTAATTTGCAGGTTCACTTCCAGCTTGCGGCTCATGCTGCGGCGGCTAGAAAGCTCAACATGTTTAAAATGTTCTACACCTTAGTTGTTCGGCTAGACGCTTTAATGCATTTATTACTTTGATGTGAAGAGctcaaaacaaaattgaagaTGTTGGTATTAACACCTCTTTTGTTGTTTGTAAGACCCCAGGTATGGGAATTGGAaatgtctatatatatattgtcaCATTTTGTTTAGcatgttttgggattttctagtgTGAATGGATTGAGAGCCTTGCTCAGTCTAATTAAATAATCTCACTCAATCCTTTCACCAAAGGGAATGAGGCAATGTCGAGTGAAcacatttattttaattttagatcTACAAAATCATAAACTCAAAACACATCACAGTCAAATTCAATTTCAAAtggttaaccgacttttgggATCGCGGAATGGCTGATATACACAATGCACATAACACTAACATGTCGTGGTATCACATGTTGGAGGTTGATACAACCTTGGGTTTCTTTATTTTACATGTCGAGTTTTAGGGTCTAGTTCTCCTGAAATTCATATCATGGTATCAGAAGAGCCAATCCTCTGTCCTAACCCTTGCATGGAAAAGCAATGTAGAGAAAAAGGGGTGGATGTAATAGTGGTAATATAGTccagggaaaagaaagaaaggttcAATAATTTCTTGCGCAGGTTTCTGTGATTAGTTTATGGTCACTGAAACAGCCGTTCCTGTGTCCAACAATCCTGGTTCCTGCCCCATTACTGCTAATGGTGTTGGGCAAGGTGTTGGTCTCAAGCGTTCATGGGTGAGTTTATTTCCTGGTGGTAAAGTAAAGGATGGTGCTTGTGAAATCCCATTTGTTGAACCAGCAGTTGTTGCTGGGAAGAAGGTGGCAGTGTGTTGCAAAGAGGACTTGGTAGAGGAGTCTGATCGATGGGAAGCAGCGTTAGTGGGGTATGTGTTTGGTCCCATACCAACTTTCTCTTCCATGAAAAGGTTCGTTCAAGAGAAATGGAATCACGTTGGAGCGGTGGATGTTTTTGGTCTTGAGAGTGGGGTTTTTGCCTTTGATTTCCATGGATCTGATTTGAGTCACCAGATCCTTGATGAGGGACCCTGGACTATTGGCACCAGGCCTCTGATCTTAAGGCCATGGTCCCCTGAGGTTTCGCTCTCTAAGAGAGAAGAGTCTGACTTGCCGTTATGGGTTCGTCTTTATGGTCTCAATCTTCAGTATTGGGGTAGCCATTCTCCAGGACGAATCGCCAGTGTTTTGGGTCGTCCTATTTGCACAGATGGAAGGACCATGCAACGGGAGAGACTCTCCTTTGCAAGGTTTTGTGTGTCGGTTAATGCTGCTGATGGTTTGCCTACAACAATTCATATTGCAATGGGGGATGGGTCTTTGGTAGAACAATCTGTTCACTATGACTGGGTTCTGCCGATTTGCAGTGCTTGTAGAATCTTTGGTCATATGGACAAGGATTGCCCAGTTGCTGCGGTGCATTGAAGCCAATCCACTGAGGTGTTGCAGGTTGAAGGAATGGTTATTGAAGAGCCTTGGCGGCCTGCTAGCAGACGTCGGGCTCGTGGTAAGCGTCCTGCATCGCCGGAGACTTCTGTGACTCCGGCAGTAACTGCCCCGGCGAAGGTGTCTGCAACGGTTAACAACAGTGGAAGTGTAACTGCAACTATGGATATTGAGCCGCCATCTGGCACTTCTAATGGGAAGATTCGATCTAAAAATACAAGTGTGAAGGCAGGCCCTTTAGTGATTCATGATGTGTCAAGAAGTGAATCAATGGAAAAGGTAGTTGTTCCAACGTCCAAGGAAATTGTAGGTGATCATGGCAAGGATAAGGTGGTGGTTAACAACCACCTTGATGTAAAGGAGACTAATCGTGGCAATAATCAACATGTTTCTAATCTCTCTGGTTCGGTGGAGGCTAAACCACATAACGGCTGTTTGTCTGTGGTTTCTAATACAGGTTCGATGGACCGAACTGGTGCGGGTATGAGAACCAAGCCTTCTGGAATTATTGTTGATCAACCAGTGGTTGGGAATAGGTTTGCGCCTTTGCAGGATGTTGAGCCTGCTGTGATTGGTGAAGTTGGAGTTGAGGTTTCTTTTGTATCTCGTGTTCGTGAACGCAGTCCGGGTCGGTGCAAATGATTGTGGGATCTTTTCATCCCCAATGGAACGCATTATGGCTGCTTGAGGAAATTCGTGGCTTGCGCGACAGCTTTCACAATTGTAGCTTTATACATCATGTCAGGGAGATCAATGACTGTGCTGACTATTTGGCTGGTTTTGTGCATTTATCTCATGAAGTTGATTTTAGTCTTGATTGTCTTCCATCTTTCAGGACCTCTTTCCACTATAATAAGGAATGACGCTAATGGAATGACATATTACAGGTTGTACGCTCTAGTTATTTCCTACTAATATAAGCTCctttgaacccaaaaaaaaaaaaaaaaaaggatgataGAGGTCTCTTGGAACCTATTTTGGACCAATGTAGAAAAAAAACGGGATGTGTGTTCGTCGAAATTGCCGAACAACATCACCCGACTCAGGAGGTCTCGTGCCGGCAGCTATGATAACGCAGATGGTGAAAGTGGTTCCTCCGCTAATGTTGTTTGCAATTGTTCCATTGACAAAGCGTGGGTTGTTTCCATAGTTAGAATTTGGTTATGTTGAAGACTCTGAATAATAGTTTTAATCCAAGTCCTAAAGTGAGAGACAGCAAGCGTTTAGTTTTTACTCATATTGCCTTTCAATTGATCCAAGACCGTGAAACCATCACACTGCAGTAGTAGCTGAagtccatatatatatatatatatatatatatccttttttatctttaagttgggggggggggtctgGGGAGAGGTGAAGGTAACAGCCAAGAGACtcaaactcgagacctcttggtgagcatgggcatgaagtgcACCACAGCTCTCCAATTGCGCTAGGCAGCTGCTGTTCTGAAGGATGAGTTTTATCCCAATTGGGGAGAATGATCCAACGTGAAAATTGCAATTTTTTGTTACTTTAATTTATGATTAAAGACTAAGTTTgctttcacccatggtgaagggaTTCCCTACCTTAATTGTCGTTAAATTAGATTTACAGGGGTTTGAATGATTTCATACAATAGAGGGATTGACATATTTGACCATTGATTTCCTTCACTGTAGGTGAATCAAAACTTTCTAATAATTAATGATTTATTTGTAATTGGACTTGAGGGCTAGATGAGACAGGTcctaaattttgtggacaagtcGACCTATTGGTCTTcaattcatatgtcaagctttAGAGTGCAGATCAGATTCTTGTACGTGAACCATTCTTGTATGGTCTCTGAGccacacagatggaatccaagataggtgggtcccactattggATTTCATTTGTACGACTCAGGTTTGTATGAGAATGGTTCTCGTACGAGAATCTGAGCCAGCCTCTAGCTCTTGGTTTTATCGCATCGATCAAACTTTGTCACATGGCAAAATAGAACATCCTTTGCCATGGGAGAGTGCGTAGTGGTTGTCCGAGTACAATAGAAGTGCATGGATATATACATGGAATGCATGTAAATACATTGGAAGGTAGTTGATTGAATTGGATCATGAAATTTGATACGTGTCTAATCTAATCCAAGACTtctctctatccaatggttagaataGCAACATCATCTGTTCACATTGCTATATATGTGCTTCTACCCCATTCATTGATCGTCAACCCTACTTTTGATTACATGATAACTAAATATGCTATATTTATAAACGGCCAGTTTCGGTTctgattctaaattgacaccattatttcatttgatatCAACAATGTCCTAACTGGCTGCTTGGTACAAAATGACCGATATACCCCTGTCTTTCTATGGGAGCGGGATGGTCATTTCGAGGTGACATGGAGGACAATACTTTCCAAGTGtgggttcttttttctttactttgacAACTGGACTGAGTTGAATTgggtttatgagttatgacaaCATTCTTTCTTTATAACGGGATTCCCAAACACTAAGAGTCCATGTTTCCATAATCAACATATCTTTGTTAGTTGTGGTGTATTTAAGGTGTTCAGGTTCTAGTTTCCTACATAGTTCATGAGGTAGGCTTAAGTTATGAGGTGCAACCCTTAGCATGAAAACACAAAAAGTACCATCTCATTCACCTTTGTGGTGATCAAGCAAGCACACTAGTattgctattttttttgggggtgctgttctctgtgccacagcgcagcctgtgcccaggcacatgggggtaggtacaatgaccaccctgcccctctacacaggctgcccatgtgcaggctgcgctgtggcatagagaacattctcctttttttttttttttggtagaacactAGTATTGCTATTTGATATACCGAATTTAGGAGGATAAAAGGTGTGGTTTCGCCGTCGGGTTAAATCATGTGCATTCGCACCAGTCCCATAGCTATGCCACCTGTGTAAGCGGGACAATGTTATGCCTTGTTTTACggcctctcttcctcctctatttaagagaaggttagagaTAATTGCTTAAGACTTTTAGCACTTCATTGGCATATATGGTCCTTGGTTTTAGATCTTAGTGAGTCATTCCCTTTATGTTTACTATTGCCATGTAGTGAGATATTAGATACCTTTCCTATTGTGTCTTGATATTCCTTTCCCTCTATTGCATGATGAAAGTCTTTAGTATCATGTAGAGAGATAACAAATCCCTTTCCTTGTGTGTCTTgagaattttttccttttatggcATGGTGAGTATCTTTAATAGTTCTAAGTTTGACAAAGTAATTAACCCTGTTGCGAGAAGAAATCGTCAGCTAACTGTTCTATCGAGGATGATCTGCATAGAAGAACAAATAGACACGGGAGAGCCGGTTTCTATCGAcaggggactctccgatgcctaagtcagattcCTTCGCAACAGATGAGTTGCTAAAATTCAGAATGAAACGAATCCCCCTACTTGGGTTGTGTTATTTATAGCTTGGGGTGGAGATTGAGGCGGTTATGTAGAGTCCCAATTTAGCAAGTGTTCTAGTTATGGTAAGAGATCTAGTGTGGATTCTTTTTAGGAGAGGATTTCCTCTTTGGAAAGAGTCTTTCCATAGTTAGAACACGACGATGGGCCATTAACTTGTTGGGCAAGTGATTAGGCTTGTTGAGTTGGCAGTCCGGATATCCTAGTGTGAGATTAGCTGGTGGTTAAGTCGATTAT
This window harbors:
- the LOC122663428 gene encoding selenoprotein K-like — protein: MAYVEKGVVKSKRSIWRLRTITDAFWAIVNFIATFFMTMFSMEKSDAYKKSSGASKKWDGGGPGGPGSGPYGGGPRGPPRGLDNVRGIDHSSLPACGSCCGG